From a single Methanomicrobium sp. W14 genomic region:
- a CDS encoding PAS domain S-box protein, translating to MDEREEKYAKIKEFLQERYPKGESISTIARNLNMNRGSVAKYMEVLHSHGHVIMKPYGKAKLYYFSRNIAFDDLFDYLSDAIVILDTSLHISMVNKSFIDTFNIRSGKNIVGRELSKINLAVFDNPTIWENINRALNSQIFVNEMLLIEHGTDRIFLTEFVSTFISSISFAGKPGIMISLRDITVWKKTEEALKDSERKIRTLFEEVPSGIILFQEDGTILNANRASFEILGITEFADLADFRLYDLFCSENIIKGLISRNEIAEITLSCDFDRMKFKVLKSTKKSGTAYFQIVFAPVVNKGSNTPKEYFILFLDITAKKIAEKQLKERYRSIVGNLPGIVFQFYARDSGEWGVYYVNERSRELYGLPTEPLENWFDRFGDCIDLRDRQRWYQSIIKVIETVSPWEFEGKFIRPSGEEMYIRGISKPVRMKNETVWNGIFLDITDRRKAEEALHISEERLRGITSNLPGIVYQFYATDSGEYGTYYVDNRSYEIYGVYPAPVDTWIERYAECIAPEDKERWFKSIDDVTKRGVSWEFEGRFIRPDGEEMYIQVLSKPVRLKHETVWNGIILNVTARKKAEEALRRTELKEARYHSFFENTCNGVLIYEPVGNCKEYIIKDVNKVTASLLRMNKEDIVGKKLFEEFPDLPRDYIHNLLRRVMVTEVPEFVMPVKYRNHEDFPWISHYVFKLPSGEIASFMIDVTKAVDENKREKN from the coding sequence ATGGATGAAAGGGAAGAAAAATATGCAAAAATAAAAGAATTTCTCCAGGAACGCTATCCTAAGGGAGAATCAATTTCCACAATAGCACGAAACCTTAATATGAACAGGGGATCGGTTGCAAAATATATGGAGGTTTTGCATTCGCACGGCCATGTAATAATGAAGCCGTACGGAAAGGCCAAACTATACTATTTTTCAAGAAATATAGCTTTCGATGACTTGTTTGACTATCTTTCCGATGCAATAGTCATTCTTGACACCAGCCTTCACATATCAATGGTGAACAAGAGCTTCATTGATACATTCAATATCCGCTCAGGAAAGAATATCGTGGGAAGAGAACTGTCCAAAATCAATCTTGCAGTTTTTGACAACCCGACAATATGGGAAAATATAAACAGGGCACTTAACTCCCAGATCTTCGTAAACGAAATGCTCCTGATAGAACACGGGACTGACAGAATATTTCTCACCGAATTCGTTTCCACTTTCATTTCATCCATATCATTTGCCGGAAAACCCGGTATTATGATAAGCCTCCGGGACATAACGGTCTGGAAAAAAACCGAAGAAGCCCTCAAAGACAGTGAAAGGAAAATAAGAACTCTTTTTGAGGAGGTTCCAAGCGGCATCATACTTTTCCAGGAAGACGGCACAATCCTTAACGCAAACAGGGCTTCGTTTGAAATACTTGGAATTACAGAATTCGCAGACCTTGCCGATTTCAGGCTTTACGACCTATTCTGCTCAGAAAATATAATAAAAGGCCTTATCAGCAGGAACGAAATTGCAGAAATTACACTTTCCTGCGATTTTGACAGAATGAAGTTTAAAGTGCTTAAGTCCACTAAAAAATCAGGGACTGCGTATTTTCAGATTGTTTTTGCACCCGTCGTCAATAAAGGCTCGAACACTCCAAAAGAATATTTTATCCTGTTTCTGGACATAACGGCAAAAAAAATCGCAGAAAAACAGTTAAAGGAAAGATACAGAAGCATTGTCGGAAATCTTCCCGGAATTGTCTTTCAGTTCTATGCAAGGGATTCCGGGGAATGGGGAGTATACTATGTAAACGAGAGGTCAAGAGAGCTTTACGGCCTTCCGACAGAGCCGCTTGAAAACTGGTTTGACAGGTTCGGAGACTGCATAGACCTCCGGGACAGGCAGAGATGGTACCAGTCAATTATCAAGGTTATAGAAACCGTTTCCCCTTGGGAGTTTGAAGGGAAATTCATCAGGCCATCAGGCGAAGAGATGTACATCAGGGGAATTTCCAAGCCGGTTCGCATGAAAAACGAAACTGTCTGGAACGGAATTTTTCTGGACATAACGGACAGAAGAAAGGCAGAAGAGGCGCTTCATATAAGCGAGGAGCGCCTGAGAGGGATTACAAGCAATCTCCCCGGAATAGTATACCAGTTCTATGCAACAGATTCAGGAGAATACGGGACATATTACGTAGACAACCGTTCATACGAAATATACGGTGTTTATCCGGCACCTGTAGATACATGGATTGAAAGGTACGCCGAATGTATAGCTCCGGAAGACAAGGAAAGATGGTTTAAATCTATTGATGATGTCACAAAGCGTGGCGTATCATGGGAATTTGAGGGGAGATTCATAAGACCTGACGGTGAGGAGATGTACATCCAGGTACTTTCAAAACCAGTGCGGCTCAAACATGAAACTGTCTGGAACGGAATAATTCTTAATGTAACAGCCAGAAAAAAAGCCGAAGAGGCCCTTAGAAGGACAGAGCTGAAAGAAGCACGCTACCATTCGTTCTTTGAAAACACCTGCAACGGAGTATTAATTTATGAGCCTGTCGGAAACTGCAAGGAATACATTATAAAAGATGTAAACAAAGTGACAGCATCCCTTCTCAGGATGAATAAAGAAGATATTGTCGGAAAAAAACTATTTGAGGAATTCCCGGACCTGCCGAGGGATTATATTCACAACCTTTTGAGGCGGGTTATGGTGACTGAAGTTCCTGAATTTGTAATGCCCGTGAAATACCGCAATCATGAAGACTTCCCGTGGATCTCGCACTATGTGTTCAAACTGCCTTCCGGCGAAATCGCGTCATTTATGATTGATGTTACAAAGGCCGTTGATGAGAACAAAAGAGAGAAAAACTAA
- a CDS encoding MFS transporter — protein sequence MKKTPANSNTEKNITLFVVVAMSFLATLDASIVNIALPVMSESLNVPLSSIEWVVASYVMIICSTLLFFGRLGDIFGKSRVFSYGTLLFIIGTLLCGVCNSFVPLIVCRFIEGIGASAYMANNQGIITELYPQEGRSRALGILAATVALGTMTGAPLGGFIVSLLSWNYIFYVNVPIGIAIFGFGLKYLPKDKKNPDQHIDKAGSVLQFFGTMLLFGSLMEAQKAGFSSPYILDSILLAVVIFVLFIGLEMRCQQPLLDLSLFRNQLFPISLICALISFICITANTFLFPFYLEDTLKISPSASGLLMMISPIVIALLSPSCGTLADKIRPEILTMAGLSVMAVNFFLMSFLNIRSTVVTCAILLSIMAVGQSFFQPANNSLIMSACPKNKLGIGGSVNSLVRNLGLYLGIVLSTTFLYTFMSSKLGITVTDYVKGRDDVFVYGMENDYRILTLLCIIGALITVFRFTKTRKHSGETIIRKKIRTNNRKSGN from the coding sequence ATGAAGAAGACACCCGCAAATTCGAACACGGAGAAAAACATCACCCTTTTTGTTGTGGTGGCCATGTCGTTTCTGGCAACACTGGACGCAAGTATTGTAAATATCGCCCTTCCTGTGATGTCGGAAAGCCTCAACGTTCCGCTTTCTTCCATTGAATGGGTAGTCGCGAGCTACGTCATGATTATCTGTTCCACCTTGCTTTTTTTCGGCAGACTGGGAGATATTTTCGGAAAATCAAGAGTATTCAGCTACGGGACACTTTTGTTTATCATCGGCACACTGCTATGCGGTGTTTGCAATTCATTCGTCCCGCTGATAGTATGCCGGTTTATTGAAGGAATCGGTGCTTCCGCCTATATGGCCAATAACCAGGGCATTATTACAGAATTGTACCCGCAGGAGGGAAGGAGCAGGGCTCTTGGCATCCTGGCCGCAACCGTTGCCCTGGGAACCATGACCGGAGCGCCTCTCGGGGGCTTCATTGTATCCCTGCTGAGCTGGAATTATATCTTCTATGTCAATGTGCCCATAGGTATTGCTATCTTTGGCTTTGGACTAAAATACCTCCCGAAAGATAAAAAAAATCCGGACCAGCATATCGACAAAGCCGGCTCTGTCCTGCAGTTTTTTGGAACCATGCTCCTCTTTGGATCGCTTATGGAGGCACAGAAAGCCGGATTCTCAAGTCCTTACATACTGGATTCCATTCTGCTTGCTGTCGTCATATTTGTCCTGTTTATAGGTCTGGAAATGAGATGCCAACAGCCGCTTCTGGACCTCAGCCTTTTCAGGAACCAGCTTTTCCCGATAAGCCTTATCTGCGCACTGATCTCATTCATCTGCATAACTGCCAATACGTTTCTTTTTCCGTTCTATCTGGAGGATACGCTCAAAATATCCCCCTCAGCCTCAGGACTGCTTATGATGATTTCCCCTATAGTTATCGCACTTCTCTCCCCTTCCTGCGGGACTCTGGCGGATAAAATCAGGCCGGAAATTCTGACTATGGCCGGCCTTTCCGTAATGGCCGTAAATTTTTTTCTTATGTCTTTCCTTAATATCCGTTCAACGGTTGTCACCTGCGCAATACTGCTGTCAATCATGGCCGTAGGCCAGTCATTTTTCCAACCGGCCAACAACTCACTTATCATGTCTGCATGCCCCAAAAACAAACTGGGCATAGGGGGAAGTGTAAATTCCCTGGTACGCAATCTCGGACTATACCTGGGAATCGTCCTATCCACGACCTTTCTCTACACTTTTATGAGCAGTAAACTCGGGATTACAGTGACCGACTACGTAAAAGGAAGAGATGATGTTTTTGTCTACGGCATGGAAAACGATTACCGGATTCTGACGTTGCTTTGCATCATCGGTGCATTAATCACAGTTTTCAGGTTTACAAAAACGCGGAAGCACAGCGGTGAAACAATCATAAGAAAGAAAATCAGGACAAATAACCGGAAATCCGGCAATTAA